In Oryza sativa Japonica Group chromosome 3, ASM3414082v1, one DNA window encodes the following:
- the LOC112938279 gene encoding uncharacterized protein: MKPPHFTGEGSGSWAHEVKQALRDKLRRAYGTAGAARPAASAVSRGPSHGGDDCRGSAAEDPIRRVMFLAPWGHT, from the coding sequence ATGAAGCCTCCTCACTTTACCGGGGAAGGTTCAGGTTCTTGGGCTCACGAGGTCAAACAGGCCCTCCGTGACAAGCTCCGGCGGGCCTATGGCaccgccggcgcggcgaggccggccgcctccgccgtcagcCGCGGCCCgagccacggcggcgacgactgccGGGGCTCGGCCGCGGAGGACCCCATAAGGAGAGTCATGTTCTTGGCTCCCTGGGGTCacacataa